The sequence GGCGGAACCCAGACTTACGGGCAGTACGGGCCCCCGGTGGGCTTCAACCAACCCCAGGGCGGCGTGCCCGGCTACGGCCCCGGCCAGGCCGCCTCCGGCGAAGGCGACCGCCCCATGACGGTGGACGACGTCGTCGTCAAGACCGGCATGAGCCTCGGCGTCGCGCTGCTCGTCGGGATCGTCACCGCGATCTGGGCCCAGACCTCGCTGGCCGAGACGGGCCGGCTCTCCGGCGCCCTCATCGGCGCGATGATCGGCGGCCTGATCGTCGGGCTCGTCATCTCGCTGGTGATTATTTTCCGGCAGAAGCCGAGCGGCCCGCTGACGCTCGTCTACTCCGCCGCCGAAGGCCTGTTCCTCGGTGCGCTGAGCGGCGTGTTCGAGGTGATCTACCCGGGCATCGCGCTGCAGGCGATCATCGGCACCGCGGGTGTCTTCATCGGCATGCTGGTGGTCTACAAGACCGGCGCGGTCAAGGTGACGCCGAAGCTGACCAAGTGGATCGTCGGCGCCGTCGTGGGTGTCGCGATCCTGATGCTGTTCAACCTGATCAGCTCGCTGTTCTTCGGCTTCAACCCGCTGCGCGACGGCGGCCCGATCGCGATCATCTTCAGCCTCGTCTGCATCGGCATCGCGGCGTTCAGCTTCCTGCTCGACTTCGACCAGGCCGACCGGATGATCCGCGAGGGCATGCCGTCGAAGTGGGCCTGGTACACCGCGTTCGGCCTGATGACCACGCTGGTCTGGCTGTACCTGGAGATCCTGCGGCTGCTGTCGTACCTCCGCGAGTAACTTGGCTCACAGTCTCACAGTGAAGGCGCTCCGTAATCAACGGGGCGCCTTTTCTGTGGGTAATTCATGCTTTCGGGGACCCCGCTGCGGATCGTGCTCACCCTGCGTGTTTGATGTGCCGGTCAGTTCTTCATTTCACATGTGTGAGGTTCACAGTGAGCGTTCCCCCTCCGGCCCCCGGGGGCCAGCAGCCGGTGGGTCAGCCCGATCCCTACGGTCCGCCTCCCGGCGGCCACCCGCAGCAGTACGGCCAGCCCGGCACGCCGCCGCAGGGCCAGCCCGGCCAGTACGGCCCGCCGCCCGGGCAGTTCCCGCCCGGCCAGTTCCCGCCGGGCCAGCAGGGCTTCCCGCCCGCGCCGCCGGTGCCGAAGAAGTCGAAGGCCGGCACCTTCATCAAGTTCGGCGTCCTCGGCGTCATCGTGATCGTCGCCGTCGTCGTGGGGATCGTGTCGTTCGCCAACTCGCCGGCCAGCTCCAACGCCGGTGACTGCCTCACGATCACCGAGTTCACCCGGGGCGGGGACGACCCGGCGAAGGCGGACTGCAACGACCCGAAGGCCAACGTCAAGATCGCCGCCAAGCTCGACAGCGCGTCCGACAACTGCCCGGGCGGCTCCGACGCCGGCTACGACACCTACTCGGTCAGCGGCCGCAGCTCGTACAAGCTGTGCCTGATGATCAACGCGAAGCAGGGCGACTGCCTCGCGAACTTCACGTCCACGACCAAGGGTTACGTGAAGGTCACCTGCACCGACCCGACCAAGGACGGCGAACTGGTGAAGGTCGTCTCGGGCCAGGCGGACAAGAACCTCTGCGAGGGCACGGAGGCCACGCGCGTGGCCGTCTACCCGGAGCCCGCGACGACGATGTGCGTCAAGACGAACGAATAGCTCCGGCTCACCGCGGCTCGTCCCACACTGTGCGACGAGCTGCGGTGAATCGATCACCGGATCTAACTTCACCGGGTGGCGACGACCGAATCCCCAGCCGGTGAAAAGAAGTTCCTCGATTTCCCGACCTCCTGCGCGGCGCCCGTGCCGCGGCCCGAGGAGCCTGTCCGCGTGGTCCCGCTGGCCGTCGCCGGCGTGCTCGCGGCCGGCCTGACCGCCTACGTCTGGGCGAGCTACGGCGCCAAGTTCGGCGTCCTGCTGCTGCTCGGTCTCGGCCTCGGGCTCGCGCTGTTCCACTCGCGGTTCGGGTTCACGTCGGCCTGGCGCCAGCTCATCGCCGTCGGCAACGGCCAGGGCCTGCGGGCGCACACCCTCCTGCTCGGCACCGCCGCGACGCTCATCGCGCTGATCGCGGGCACCGGCAGCGGGCTCTTCGGCAGCAAGCCGGCGCCGACGGCGGGCGCGCTCGGCCTCGCCCTCTTCGTCGGCGCGACGCTCTTCGCGATCGGCATGCAGCTCGGCGGCGCGTGCGCGTCCGGCACGCTGTTCGCGGTCGGGTCCGGCCAGTCGGCGATCGTGCTGACCCTCGGCGGCTTCATCGCCGGGTCGGTGCTCTACACCTGGGCGTACCCGGTGCTGTCGGGCTGGCCCGAGGTCAAGGGCGTGCTGCTGGCCGACCACGTCGGCTGGTTCGGCTCGTGGGCGATCACGATCGCCGTGCTCGTCGCGATCGTCTTCGCGACCCGTGCGGTGCAGCGCCGCCGCACGCCGCCGCCCACCGACGCCGTGCCGACCGCGCGGGGCTTCGCCCGGGTGTTCCGCGGCTCGTGGCCGATGCTCGTCGGCGCCGTCGTGCTGGGCGTGCTGGCCGGCGCGGTGTTCCTGGTGTCCGGCGGGATCTGGGGCATCACGAGCGCGTTCTCGTTGTGGGGCGCGAAGATCCTGCAGGTGTTCGGGCTGCACCCGGAGACGTGGGAGTTCTGGCGGCAGAAGTCCAACGCGACGTCGCTGGCCAACCCGATCTGGAAGGACAAGACCAGCCTGACCGACATCGGGATCATGATCGGCGCCGCGGTGGCCGCCGCGGCAGCGGGCGCGTGGAAGATCCACAGCTCGATCCCGTGGCGCACCGCCGTCGCCGCGCTCCTCGGCGGCGTGCTGATGGGCGTCGGCGCGCGCATGGCGGGCGGCTGCAACATCGGCGCGTACCTCGGCGGCATCTCCACCGGCAGCCTGCACGGCTGGCTGTGGGGCGTGTTCGCGCTCGGCGGCACCTGGCTCGGCCTCAAGCTGCGCCCGCTGTTCGGGCTGGCGAACCCGGTGCCGACCGACAGCGTCTGCTGAACACGGCGAAGGCCCCCTGCTCGCGAGCAGGGGGCCTTCGCCGTCAGATCAGGAAAGACGCTCGATGATCAGCGCCATGCCCTGGCCGCCGCCGACGCACATCGTCTCGAGGCCGAACTGCTTGTCGTGGTGCTGCAGCGAGTTGATCAGCGTCGAGGTGATCCGGGCGCCGGTCATGCCGAACGGGTGGCCGACCGCGATCGCGCCGCCGTTGACGTTCAGCCGGTCCAGGTCGATGCCCAGGTCCTGGTAGGACGGGATGACCTGCGCCGCGAAGGCCTCGTTGATCTCGACCAGGTCGATGTCGCCGATCGACAGCCCCGCGCGCGAGAGCGCCTGCTTGGACGCCTCGACCGGGCCGTAGCCCATGATCTCCGGCGACAGGCCGGTCACACCGGTGGACACGATCCGCGCCAGCGGCGTCAGGCCCAGCTCGCGCGCCTTGGTGTCGGACATGATGACCAGCGCCGCGGCCCCGTCGTTGAGCGCGCAGCAGTTGCCGGCGGTGACCCGGCCGTCCGGGCGGAAGACCGGCTTGAGCCCGGCGACGCCATCGAGGGTGACGCCGGCGCGCGGGCCGTCGTCCTTCGAGACGACCGTGCCGTCCGGCAGCGTCACCGGCGTGATGTCCTTGGCCCAGAAGCCGTCCGCGATGGCCTTCTCGGCCAGGTTCTGCGAGCGGACGCCGAACTCGTCCATCTCCTCGCGGGAAACGCCCTTGAGCCGCGCGAGGTTCTCCGCGGTCTGGCCCATCGCGATGTAGACGTCCGGGAGGTTCCCCTCGGCACGCGGGTCGGTCCAGGTGTCGGTGCCGGACTCCGCGGTCGCCTGGGTGCGCCCTTCGGCGTCGGCGAAGAGCGGGTTGTGGGTGTCGGGCCAGGAGTCCGAGCTGCCCTTCGAGAACCGGGACACGGTCTCGACACCGGCCGAGATGAAGACGTCGCCCTCGCCGGCCTTGATCGCGTGGAAGGCCATCCGGGTCGTCTGCAAGCTGGAGGAGCAGTACCGGGTGATGGTGCAGCCGGGCAGGTGGTCGTAGCCCAGCTCGACGGCGACCGCGCGGCCCATGTTGAATCCGGACTCGCCACCGGGCAGGCCGCAGCCGAGCATCAGGTCGTCGATGTCGGCGGGGTCCAGCTGCGGCACCTTGGCCAGCGCGGCCTGGACCATCTGCACGGTCAGGTCGTCGGGCCGCATGCTGACCAGCGAGCCCTTGTTGGCGCGCCCGATGGGCGAGCGCGCGGCGGAGACGATGACGGCTTCGGGCATGACGGACACATCCTCGTATCGACGGTCACTAAGCGGTTGCTCACATAGTGCCGCGCGGAGCGCGGCGCGCAAAGTCGAAGCCGGTGTGAGCTTGCCGGGGGCTACCGGATCCGGAACCGGTCGCGGTACTCGCCCGGTGTCGTGGTCAGCCGGCGGCGGAACGACCGGGTCAGCGTGGACACCGTGCCGAAACCGCAGGTCGTGGCGACGCGGGAGAGCGTGTCGTCCGTGGTTTCCAGCCGTTGCCGGGCCGCTTCGACCCGGGCGTGCTCGACGTACGCGGCGGGCGTCATGCCCAGCTCCGCCTTGAACACGCGCGTGACCTGCCGGTCGGTGAGGTGGGCGCGGGCGGCCAGGTCGGCGACCGTCAGCGGCTCGGCGAGGTGGGTGGCGATGTGGTGGCGCAGCTCCTCGACCCGCCGCGTCGCGGACGCCGGTTCGAGGGACACGCTGAACTGGCTCTGCCCGCCGGGCCGGCGGAGGAACATGACGAGCTGACGGGCGACGCGCGACGCCGGCTCCGGGCCGAAGTCGTCCTCCACCAGCGCCAGCGCGAGGTCGGGGCAGGCGGTCAGGCCGGCCCCGGTCCACACTTCGCCGTCGCGGATGAAGATCGGGTCGGCGTCGACCGCGACCCCCGGGTGTTCCTCGGCGAGCTGCGGGGCGGTGGACCAGTGCGTGGTGGCGCGCTTGCCTTCGAGCAGCCCGGCCGCCGCGAGCACGTGCGCCCCGACGCAGACGGAGGCCACCCGCCGCGCGCGCCCGGCCAGCCCGCGGACGGCCTCGACCACGGCGGGATCGCACTCGGCGACGATCTGCCGGTTCTCCCCGACGGTGACCGCTCCCGGCACGACCAGTGTGTCGATCGCCCGGCCGGCCAGCTCCCCGAAAGTGGTGTCCGGCAGTACGCGCACGCCGGCGGACGTGGTCACCGGGTCCGCCGCCCCGGCCGCGAGGACGACGCGGTAGCCGGACGGGCGGTCCAGTTCCCGTTGCAGCAGCGAGAAAACCTCGGCCGGGCCGGTCACGTCGAGCAGGTCGACCCCGGCGAAGAGGACCACGACGATCAGCCGTTCCACGGTGCTCCGCTCCATGTCGGTTTCTGCGTCTCGCATGTCATTGCCGACACGCTCCGCCGACTTTAGCGTCGGTGGTACCGACAAAGTGGAAGGACAACCATGCCGAGGACGACGCTGCGGGAGCTGAACGGGCTCGACCGGACCCCCGCCGCACTGGCCGGGTCGACGCTGATCCTGGTCGACTACCAGAACACCTACACCCGGGGAGTGATGGAGCTGGACGGGTGGCGGCCCGCGCTGACCGCCGCCAAGGACCTGCTCGCCCGCGCCAGGGCGGCCGGCGCGAAGGTGATCCACGTCGTCCACGACGGTGGCGCGGGCAGCGCGTACGACATCCGGGCGGACATCGGCGGCATCCACCCGGACGTCGCCCCGGCCGAGGGTGAGCCGGTGGTCGTCAAGGCCGCGCCGAACGCCTTCGTGGGCACCGATCTGGGTGAGCGGGTCGACGCCGCCGGGAACGAGAACGTGGTCGTCGTCGGCTTCATGACCAACATGTGCGTCACGTTCACCGCCGAGGGCGCGTTCCTGCGCGGCAACACCCCGACGGTGGTGGCGGAGGCGTGCGCGACCCGGCCGCTGGCGACCGCGGTGGCGGCGGTGACGGCCGAGCAGCTGCACCACAGCGCGCTGGCGACGATCGCCGACCTGTACGGCGTGATCGTGCCGAGCGTGGCCGATCTGCGGTAGCCGGGCCGGGGTCGCCCGAATCCGGTGTGCGACCGCCCGGTGACTGGCAGGATCGGGCCCCGTGTCGAACGAACTCGAGCGCGTGCTGCGGACCAGGACGATCCTGCTGTGGGGCGCCGGGCTCCTGGTGCTCGCCGCGCTGTCGGCCACCTTGCTGCTCAGCCTGCTGGGCGGCGGCCGTCCGGAGGACTCCGCGCGCCTGGAAGCGCTCAAGACCGCCGCCAACATCGTCGTCGGGACCGGGGGCGCCGCCGCGCTGCTGCTCGCCGCGCGGCGGCAGCGGTCCGCCGAGCTCGACCTGGTGCAGAAGGACCACGACGCCACCGAGCGGCGGGTCACCGAGATCTACGCCAAGGCCGCCGACCAGCTCGGCAGCGACAAGGCGCCGGTGCGGCTCGCCGGGCTCTACGCGCTCGAACGGCTCGCCGGCGGGTACGCCGAGCACCGGCAGACGATCGTCAACGTCCTCTGCGCCTACCTGCGGATGCCGTTCGAGCCCGGCGACGAAACCCTCGAGGAGCTGCAGGTCCGCAAGGCCGCGCAGCGCATCCTCATGCTGCACCTGCGGCCCGGCAAGCCCGAGACGCCGAACGACGGCTTCTGGCCCGACATCGACCTCGACTTCTCCGGGGCGAAGCTCGTCGGGCTGACGCTCACGCACTGCTCGATCCGGTCGATCGTCTGCTACGGCACGACGTTCTTCGAACTGGCCACGTTCCGCAGCACCGAATTCCGTACCAAAGCGGACTTCAACAATGCCGAGTTCAACGACCACGCGGATTTCCGCAGAACCGTTTTCGGCGGCGAGGGCGACTCCTTCAACGGTGCAGTTTTCGCAGGTCCGGCCGATTTCGGCACCAAGTCGGCCGCGCGGCTCACGGGCGCGACCGCGCAACGGGGATTTCCCCGGACCTGGCCGCCGGGCTGGGAAGAACGGCCGATCGCCGACCGGCCGGGCTGGGCGGAATTGACACGAAAGGATGTTCCGGGGCAACCGGCCGGCCGATAGGATCGTGTACTCAGTGAAGTCGCCGTTCCACGACACGGGAGGTGAACTGGCGATGATTACGGGTCGGGCCGCCTTCTGGGCGTCCCTGGTTTTGCGGACGGGCTGCCGCGTGCCGATCGGCGCCGGGCGGATCCTCCGGGACGGGATGACGGCTCAGCGTGCGGCGGCCCTCGGGCCGGAACCGGTGTGGACGAGCGGCTTGGTGGCCGCCTGAGGAGTCCTCGCCGGGCGGTCCGACCTCGCTGCAGCTGCCTGGCATCACCGACGCGCACCCGGAGGCCCCCGGGACCCCGATCGCGCGTGAGGTGGACAACGCCACCGGTCGGCCGTTTAGGGTGGCGGTTGTGGAGTACGCAGAGCACATCGCAGACCTCGTGGGCAACACCCCGCTGGTCAAGCTGAACTCGTTGACCAAGGGGCTCAAGCCGCTCGTGCTGGCCAAGGTCGAGTACCTGAACCCGGGTGGCTCGGTCAAGGACCGCATCGCGCTGCGCATGATCGAAGCCGCCGAAGCCTCCGGCGAACTGCGCCCGGGCGGCACGATCGTGGAACCGACGTCCGGGAACACCGGCGTCGGCCTCGCCATGGTCGCGCAGCGCAAGGGCTACCAGTGCGTGTTCGTCTGCCCGGACAAGGTCAGCGAAGACAAGCGCAACGTGCTCAAGGCGTACGGCGCCCGCGTCGTGGTGTGCCCGACGGCGGTCGCGCCCGAGCACCCCGACTCCTACTACAACGTCTCCGACCGCCTGGTCCGCGAGATCGACGGCGCCTGGAAGCCCAACCAGTACGCCAACGCGCAGAACCCGGAGAGCCACTACCTCTCCACCGGCCCCGAGCTGTGGAAGCAGACCGACGGGAAGATCACGCACTTCGTCGCGGGCGTCGGCACCGGCGGCACCATCTCCGGCACCGGCAAGTACCTCAAGGAGGTCAGCGACGGCCGCGTGCAGGTGGTCGGCGCCGACCCGGAGGGCTCGGTCTACTCCGGCGGCAGCGGCCGGCCGTACCTGGTCGAGGGCGTCGGCGAGGACTTCTGGCCGGACACCTACGACCGCAACATCGCCGACGAGATCATCCCGGTCTCCGACGCCGATTCGTTCCAGATCACCCGGCGCCTCGCGCTGGAAGAGGGCCTGCTCGTCGGCGGCTCCTGCGGGATGGCCGTCGCGGCCGCGCTCAAGCTCGCCGAGCGGCTCACCGAGGACGACGTCGTCGTCGTGCTGCTGCCCGACGGCGGCCGCGGCTACCTGACCAAGGTGTTCAACGACACCTGGATGTCCTCCTACGGCTTCCTGCCGCCCGACTCCTCCGGCGCGACGGTCGCCGACGTGCTCACCAAGAAGAGCGGCTCGCTGCCGAACCTCGTGCACTCGCACCCGAACGAGACGGTCGCCGAGGCCATCGCGATCCTGGCCGAGTTCGGCGTCAGCCAGATGCCGGTGGTCAGCGCGGAGCCGCCGGTGATGGCCGCCGAGGTCGTCGGCGCGGTCAACGAGCGCGACCTGCTCGACGCGCTGTTCACCGGCAAGGCGCAGCTGGCCGACCGGCTCGACCGGCACATGTCACCGCCGTTGCCGACGATCGGCGGCGGCGAGCAGGTGGGCTCCGCGATGACCGCGCTCGAGAGCGCCGACGGTGCCCTCGTGCTGATCGACGGCAAGCCCGCGGGCGTGGTCACCCGGCACGACCTCCTGGGCTTCCTGGCCGGGCGTTGAACACTGCCTGAGAAGTGTCTTAATCGGTGAACCCGGCAGGGGCGTTACGAGCGCCCTGCCGGGTGATCCGATAGCGTGGGCGCGAGTAGAACACTTTCGCGTCATCGTCAAGGGGGTTCAAGACCCACATGAGTGCACCGCAGCCACCGAACCAGCCGTGGGGTGGCGGCCAGCCACCTCAGGGTCCGCCGAGTGGCCCCCAGCCGCAGCAGGACCCGTTCGGCAGCCCGGAACCGACCCAGGTCGTCCAGCCCGCCCAGCACCAGGGCGGTTCCCCGTTCGGGGAGACGCCGGAGCCGACCCAGGTCGTCCAGCCTGCCCAGCCGGGTGACGGCGGCGCGGGCGCGACCCAGGCGATGCCACCGGTCGACGCGAACGCGACCCAGATGGTGAACCCGGTCGGCGGCGGCGACGCCCCGGGCGCGGACTCCACCCAGCTGGTCCCGCCGGGCTCCCAGCCGCAGGGGATCCCGTACACCCCGCCGCCGAGCGCGGCCGACAACCCGGCCGCCGCGTTCGGCCAGCAGCCGGGCGGGTTCGGCCAGCACGAGCAGCAGGGTGGCTTCGGCCAGCCCGGTCAGCCGGGCGGGTTCGGGCAGCAGCCGGGTGGCTTCGGCCAGCCGGGCCAGCCCCCGCAGGGCTTCGGCGCCCCCGGGTTCGGCGGCCCGCAGCAGCCCGGCTTCGGCGGGCAGCCGCAGCCGTTCGGGGCCGCTCCGGCCGGCGGCGGCAACGCGCTGTTCGGCTACATCGCCGGCGGCGTCGTCGCGGTGCTGGGCCTGATCGCGCTGATCATCTCCTTCGGCTACATGGGCGACGCGAGCGACTACTCGAAGCTCTTCGACAGCGCGCCGAGCCAGGAAGCGATCAAGGACGTCCTCGACCGGCTGGGCATCATCGGCCCGGGCACGGTGTGGTTCTACGTGATCATGATCCTGGTGGGCTCGCTGCTCTCCCTGGCCGGCGGCGTCGGCCTGGCGCTCGCGGGCAAACTGGGCGGCCTCAAGAAGATCGTTCCGATCGTGGTCGTCGCGGGCGGTGCGCTGCTCACGCTGTTCGCGCTGCTGCTCAAGATCGGCATGACGCCGAAGGCCGAGGCGCTGGCGCAGGTTTCGGCGTCCGCCAAGGACACCTTCGGCCTCGGGCTCCCGCCGCTGATCCTCGGCGTGCTCATCCTCATCGCGGGTGTGCTCGGCCTCATCCCGGGGACCGCGCAGTTCGTCGGCCTCGGCGGTGGCGGCGGTGCCGCGCCGGCCGGGCCGCAGGGCTTCGGCGGTCCGCCGCAAGGCTTCGGCGGCCCGCAGCAGCAGGGCGGCTTCGGCCAGCCGGGCCAGCCCGGTCCGCCGCCGCAGGGCTACGGCCAGCCGCCGCAGGGTTACGGCCCGCCCCCGGGCTACGGCCAGCCGGGCGGCCCCAACCCGTCCAGCGGCGGGTTCCCGCAGCCGTCGAGCGGGGGCTTCCCGCAGCCGGGCCAGCCGCCGCAGCAGGGTGGCTACGGCCAGCCGGGCCAGCCGCCGCACGGCTACCCGCAGCAGCCGGGCCAGCCGCCGCAGGGCTACGGCCAGCCGCCGGGCCAGCAGGGCCCGCCGAGCGGCGGGTTCGGCCAGCCCGGCCAGCCGCCGCAGCAGTGGTGAACTGATCTCCCTTTCGTGCCCCGGAGCCCATTCGGCTCCGGGGCACGCTGCATTGACGGCCCCATTCGCAATTGTCCGAAAAGGACAAAGGTCGCGTGACATGATTTCCGCCGCTACCGCACAATAATGATCTTGGGTTCCGCCGTCCGGCCGAATTCGGTTCCGATTCCGGACTGCTTCCCCCATTCCGGTCTAAGGTGAGCGCCGACGTACTTGGGCTTGCCTGATGGGGGACTTGTGACCGGCTATCCGGTAGCGCGCTCGCATTCGTATTCATCGACTCGGCCATCCGGAGTAACGGCGGTACTCGCCGGCCTGCTCGGTATTCCGGCCGCGGTCGCCGCGGGATACGTACCGGTCAAGATCTTCCTCGACATGCCGGCCGAATTCAGCCTCGGCGCGCTGCCGGGTCTGGTGCTCGCGGACTTCGCGGGCTACCTCCTAGCCGGGCTCGTCCTGCTCCTCGGATCGCTCTCGACGCTGTTCCGCGCGACGGCGGGCGCGGTCCTGCTCGGCGTCGGCGCGCTGCTGGCCATCGGGGCGCTGCTCATCGAGCCGCTGTCGATGGGCGTGCCGCTCGGCCGCTTCGCCGACGCGATGTTCACCCACGGCGGCCTCGCCATGGTCGACCGCGTCGGCCTCGCCACGCTCTCGGTGCTCGTGCTGGTCCTGGCCTTCCTGCCGCCGACGTTCCGGTACCTGCGCTACCGCGCCGCGCTGCCCGTCATGGCCGGTCTGGGCGCGTACCCGTCGTCGTCACGGAGCTGGTGAGGTCCGCCTTCGCGACGTACGGTAACCAGCCGTATCCTCGGCAGCCGTGCCCACCTCCACCGAAGGCCGCACGGCGCTCGCCGCGGCGGCGCTGGCCCTGTTCGGCGGCCTGGTCTACGCGGCCGGGCTCGTGCTGGACGTCGTCACGCTGGTCCGCTTCCCGGCCGACGCGGCCCGCGTCGGCCTCCACGCGGCGGTCGACGCCGTCCTCGCCTCGGCCCTGCTCCCCGGCGGTGTCCTGCTGCTGCGCCGCCACCCGGTCGGCCGGATCGGCTGCGTGGCCGGCAGCTCGGCGGCGCTGCTCGCGACGCTGACGTCGCTGGTACTGGCGGCCACCGGTCTCGCGGTGGTCGATCTCGGCGGCCCCGGCGACCTGGCCGCGGGCGGGCTGGCGGCGCTCGCGCTGGTGCTGCCGCCGTCGATCACCACCCTGGCGCTGGCCGCTTCCCGGCCCGCCGCCCGCTGGGTCGGGGTCGCGGCGGCCTGATCTCCGGGCGTGCGGACTTCCACCCGGCGATGTCGATCGCGGCGAAACCGCTGACCTGGCCGCGGGCCGACTCGCCGGTGACACTGAGACCCATCCCACCTGACGGGAATGTTCACGCCAGGCCTTACGCTGAACAGATGGTGGACGACTACTCCGAACTGGGCTTCGAGACCCGCGCGATTCACGCGGGGCAGAAGCCCGACCCCCGCACCGGCGCGGTGATCGTGCCGATCTACCAGACCTCGACCTACGCGCAGGACGGCGTGGGCGGGACCCGCGAGGGCGACTACGAGTACTCGCGCACCGCGAACCCGACCCGTTCGGCGCTGGAGGAGGCGCTGGCCTCGCTGGAAGGCGGCCGGCACGCGCTGGCCTTCGCCTCCGGCATGGCCGCGTCCGACGTGGTGCTGCGCAGTACCCTCCGCCCCGGCGACCACCTCGTGCTCGGCAACGACGCGTACGGCGGCACGTTCCGGCTGATCGACAAGGTGCTCAGCCTCTGGGGCGTCGAGCACACCGTCGCGAACCTGGCCGACCTCGACGAGGTGCGCGCGGCGATCCGCCCCGAGACGAAGCTGATCTGGTGCGAGTCGCCGACCAACCCGATGCTCGGCATCGCCGACATCGCGGGGCTGGCCGGGGTGGCGCACGACGCCGGCGCCCGGCTGGTCGTCGACAACACCTTCGCGACGCCGTACCTGCAGAACCCGCTCGCCCTGGGCGCGGACATCGTCCTGCACTCGACGACGAAGTACCTCGGCGGGCACTCCGACGTCGTCGGCGGCGCGATCGTCACGAACGAGGACGAGCTGCGCGAGCAGTTCTTCTTCCTCCGCAACTCCGCGGGCGCGGTGCCCGGCCCGTTCGACGCCTGGCTGACCCTGCGCGGCATCAAGACGCTGGCCCTGCGCATGGAGCGGCACAGCGACAACGCCGAGCGCATCGTGCAGGCGCTGGTCAACCACCCGAAGGTGGCCAAGGTCTACTACCCGGGCCTGCCGGAGCACCCGGGCCACGAGGTCGCGGCGAAGCAGATGCGCCGCTTCGGCGGCATGGTCTCGTTCAGCCACG is a genomic window of Amycolatopsis lexingtonensis containing:
- a CDS encoding cystathionine gamma-synthase, whose product is MVDDYSELGFETRAIHAGQKPDPRTGAVIVPIYQTSTYAQDGVGGTREGDYEYSRTANPTRSALEEALASLEGGRHALAFASGMAASDVVLRSTLRPGDHLVLGNDAYGGTFRLIDKVLSLWGVEHTVANLADLDEVRAAIRPETKLIWCESPTNPMLGIADIAGLAGVAHDAGARLVVDNTFATPYLQNPLALGADIVLHSTTKYLGGHSDVVGGAIVTNEDELREQFFFLRNSAGAVPGPFDAWLTLRGIKTLALRMERHSDNAERIVQALVNHPKVAKVYYPGLPEHPGHEVAAKQMRRFGGMVSFSHADGEQAALEVASRTKLFILAESLGGIESLIEHPGKMTHASTAGSTLQVPADLLRLSVGIEDGRDLVADLLAALD